A genomic segment from Desulfurella amilsii encodes:
- a CDS encoding DMT family transporter translates to MSKHKIILASLIGIIGVSFASIFIKECANVPSIVLSMYRLDIAALILLLINILKKNKILPLSRKELLLGFLSGVFLALHFYFWIASLKYTSIASSVVLVSTNPFFVVLVSLFLMKEKITFKMVLALIVSFIGTIIITVNDGNLFSSKIDKVALFGDMLALIGAFSVSFYFIIGAQLRKSMDTNKYITVVYSSAAIFITIMVMFANVDAFHYSTRDFSFIFLLAIIPQLVGHSAFNWALKYLKATAIAITTLGEIIGSSILAYIFFAQTISLWQFVGIAFIISAIVISFKYGKV, encoded by the coding sequence TTGAGTAAGCATAAAATTATTTTAGCCAGCTTAATAGGTATAATTGGCGTTAGCTTTGCTTCGATATTTATAAAGGAATGTGCCAATGTGCCAAGCATAGTATTATCAATGTATAGGCTTGATATTGCAGCGCTAATATTATTGCTTATTAACATTTTAAAAAAGAACAAAATACTACCGTTATCAAGAAAAGAGCTTTTGCTTGGTTTTTTAAGTGGTGTTTTTTTAGCGTTGCATTTTTATTTTTGGATTGCTTCACTAAAATACACTTCTATCGCAAGCTCAGTGGTGCTTGTTAGCACTAACCCCTTTTTTGTAGTTTTGGTATCGCTGTTTTTAATGAAAGAAAAAATTACATTTAAGATGGTTTTAGCGTTAATTGTATCTTTTATTGGAACGATTATTATAACAGTAAATGATGGTAATCTATTTAGCTCTAAAATTGACAAAGTAGCTTTATTTGGGGATATGTTAGCTTTAATTGGTGCTTTTAGCGTGAGTTTTTACTTTATAATTGGGGCTCAACTTAGAAAAAGTATGGATACAAACAAATATATTACTGTAGTATATTCATCGGCTGCCATTTTCATAACTATCATGGTAATGTTTGCCAATGTGGATGCTTTTCACTATAGCACAAGGGATTTTTCTTTTATATTTCTCCTTGCAATTATACCGCAGCTTGTAGGCCATAGCGCATTTAATTGGGCGCTAAAGTATTTAAAAGCAACCGCTATAGCAATTACTACGCTTGGAGAAATTATTGGCTCTTCAATTTTGGCGTATATTTTTTTTGCTCAAACCATTAGCTTATGGCAATTTGTTGGCATTGCATTTATTATAAGCGCTATAGTTATATCCTTTAAGTATGGAAAAGTTTAA
- a CDS encoding basic amino acid ABC transporter substrate-binding protein, which yields MLRKVFVFFVASFFVFSLGLLNLAKAEPVVKVGVDTTFPPFEMQEHGKVVGFDVDLVNAIAKAEGFKVEWHTMDFQGLIPALQTGTIQMAVAGMTITPQRAQVVYFSKPYYHSGQSILVKKDSPIKDLADLKGKTAATKLGTTADIMLSKMKDIKVERFTNIDDAYNQLQNGGAQAVVFDNPVNINYAKTHKNVHTVGKLLTGEDYGIAVSKQDPRLLEKVNAGLEKILQNGTYLKLYRKYFGDDNAGLITK from the coding sequence ATGCTTCGTAAAGTTTTTGTGTTTTTTGTAGCTAGTTTTTTCGTATTTTCCTTAGGTTTGCTAAATTTGGCTAAAGCCGAACCGGTAGTTAAAGTAGGCGTGGATACTACTTTCCCACCATTTGAAATGCAAGAACATGGTAAAGTAGTAGGTTTTGATGTTGATTTGGTAAATGCCATTGCAAAAGCAGAAGGATTTAAAGTTGAATGGCACACTATGGATTTTCAAGGTCTGATTCCAGCACTCCAAACGGGTACAATTCAAATGGCAGTAGCAGGTATGACAATTACACCTCAGAGGGCTCAAGTTGTGTATTTCTCAAAACCATATTATCACTCAGGACAGTCCATATTGGTTAAAAAAGATAGCCCAATTAAAGATTTGGCTGATCTGAAAGGAAAAACTGCAGCCACAAAGTTAGGGACAACCGCTGATATCATGTTATCAAAAATGAAAGATATCAAAGTAGAACGTTTTACAAACATTGACGATGCTTACAACCAATTGCAAAATGGTGGTGCTCAGGCAGTGGTGTTTGATAACCCAGTAAATATTAATTATGCAAAAACTCATAAAAATGTCCATACGGTTGGAAAATTATTAACCGGTGAAGATTATGGAATTGCTGTTAGCAAACAAGATCCAAGGTTGCTTGAAAAAGTAAATGCTGGTCTTGAAAAAATTCTACAAAACGGTACATACCTAAAACTTTATAGAAAATACTTTGGCGATGATAATGCTGGATTGATTACAAAATAA
- the def gene encoding peptide deformylase codes for MIEIVKFPDKLLKKQSLDVDSINNEILSIADKLTFVLDYYNHCVGIAAVQIGYLTRIVAVDVSKTKNKNHGRIIMINPAILEKSLDGIVTKEGCLSIPDYLAYVSRPKKITVGYIDLNGKKQTLEAKRFEAVVIQHEIDHLDGILFIDKIASTDCLIDRI; via the coding sequence ATGATAGAAATTGTAAAGTTTCCAGACAAACTTTTAAAAAAACAATCGCTTGATGTAGATTCTATTAATAATGAAATATTGTCTATTGCAGATAAGCTCACATTTGTGCTTGACTATTATAATCATTGTGTGGGCATAGCTGCTGTGCAAATCGGATATTTGACAAGAATTGTTGCAGTAGATGTGTCAAAAACAAAAAACAAAAATCATGGAAGGATAATAATGATAAACCCGGCGATTCTTGAAAAGAGCTTAGATGGTATAGTTACAAAAGAAGGTTGTCTTAGCATACCAGATTATTTAGCCTACGTTTCACGGCCAAAAAAAATAACAGTTGGTTATATAGATTTAAATGGCAAAAAACAAACGCTTGAAGCAAAAAGATTTGAAGCGGTTGTAATTCAACATGAAATTGATCATTTAGACGGCATATTATTTATTGATAAAATAGCTTCTACAGATTGTTTAATAGATAGGATTTAA
- a CDS encoding glycyl-radical enzyme activating protein gives MKGLIFDIKRYSIHDGEGIRTTIFFKGCPLSCLWCHNPESQSFKTQLVHYENKCINCKTCEHICKKQAIKIIDNKAHINKLLCNMCLDCTKSCPTNALSEIGALYSINELVEEILKDKVFYSEGGVTISGGEPFSQAKFLLYLVKKLKDYYLNIAIDTSGYTNFSNIEKILDYTDQFLYDLKIMDPQLHKKYTGVSNQIILENLEKLSCAARDKITIRLPIIPTINDNLDNLSQTAIFLKKLKIHKIDLLFYHNIMLDKYRRLNMEFKLQHIKKPSDEAVNSIANFFKSQEFIVNIGG, from the coding sequence ATGAAAGGTCTAATTTTTGATATTAAGCGATATTCTATTCACGATGGAGAAGGTATCAGGACAACAATATTCTTTAAAGGTTGTCCTTTGTCGTGCCTTTGGTGTCATAACCCAGAAAGTCAAAGTTTTAAAACACAATTAGTGCATTATGAAAACAAATGCATAAATTGTAAGACATGCGAACATATTTGTAAAAAACAAGCCATTAAAATAATTGACAACAAAGCTCATATCAACAAACTTTTATGTAACATGTGCTTGGATTGCACAAAGAGTTGCCCTACAAACGCCCTATCTGAAATTGGAGCACTCTACAGCATAAATGAATTGGTTGAAGAAATATTAAAAGATAAAGTATTCTACAGTGAGGGTGGTGTTACAATTTCTGGTGGAGAACCATTTTCTCAGGCCAAATTTTTATTGTATTTGGTTAAAAAACTAAAGGATTACTATCTAAATATTGCGATTGATACTTCAGGCTATACAAACTTTTCAAATATAGAAAAGATTTTAGACTATACTGACCAGTTTTTGTACGATTTAAAGATAATGGATCCACAATTGCACAAAAAATACACAGGCGTATCAAATCAAATCATTCTTGAAAATTTAGAAAAACTCTCTTGCGCCGCAAGAGACAAAATCACTATAAGGCTACCGATAATACCAACGATTAATGATAATTTGGATAATCTTTCTCAAACTGCTATATTTTTGAAAAAACTAAAGATTCACAAGATAGATTTGCTTTTTTATCACAATATAATGCTTGATAAGTATAGGCGGCTTAATATGGAATTTAAACTTCAACATATTAAAAAACCATCTGATGAAGCAGTTAATTCAATAGCAAACTTTTTTAAGTCTCAAGAATTTATTGTAAATATAGGAGGCTAA
- a CDS encoding glycine cleavage system protein R — MKYYYALTVIGKDKPGIVASVAKVLYELNFNIEDSSSTLLKDQFSMILIISNTSIISLLELKKAFANVRKNLQLSISARQIDAVDQPLKEVKKYMISIYGSDKPGIVYKVTQALCDLNINIVDLKTRVSGSKKDIYIMVLEVEVPMDVNISSVNSTINAISKEMDVDFSIRPIESYSI; from the coding sequence ATGAAGTATTATTATGCTTTAACGGTTATTGGGAAGGATAAGCCAGGCATTGTTGCCAGTGTGGCAAAAGTACTATACGAGCTGAATTTTAATATAGAGGATTCTTCTTCAACATTACTAAAAGATCAATTTTCCATGATACTGATTATTTCAAATACTTCTATAATTAGCTTATTGGAGTTAAAGAAAGCTTTTGCAAATGTTAGAAAAAACTTGCAATTAAGCATTTCTGCAAGACAAATTGACGCAGTGGACCAGCCTTTAAAAGAAGTAAAAAAATATATGATTTCAATTTATGGTAGTGATAAACCAGGTATTGTATATAAAGTTACTCAAGCGTTATGTGATTTAAATATAAATATTGTTGACTTAAAGACTCGGGTTTCTGGATCGAAGAAAGATATATACATTATGGTTTTGGAAGTTGAAGTACCAATGGATGTAAACATTAGTTCTGTCAATAGTACAATAAACGCAATTTCGAAAGAAATGGATGTTGATTTTTCAATTAGGCCGATCGAGTCTTACAGTATATGA
- a CDS encoding amino acid ABC transporter permease, whose translation MSDFLNVIWQNLPQLIYGAKLTLFYSVVVIIVATFLGLIFALFKISHNPIFKKTGEVYVHIFRGLPLLVEIFYIYFALPMILPLHEWFHPYFTPIAGILALSLNEGAYLTEIIRAGILSIGKGQTEAAYSIGMTKYKTMRYIILPQAFKRMIPPLVNQFIQTIKDTSLLSVISISELTRQGQMIISTTFASLQIWTAVAVIYLAIIFTLTGISGYLERRFKIDRR comes from the coding sequence GTGAGTGATTTTTTAAATGTAATTTGGCAAAATTTACCTCAACTAATATATGGAGCAAAACTAACACTGTTCTACTCAGTAGTTGTTATAATTGTAGCAACATTTCTTGGACTTATATTTGCATTATTTAAAATTTCACACAATCCCATATTCAAAAAAACAGGCGAAGTTTATGTACATATTTTTAGAGGACTGCCTTTGCTCGTTGAGATTTTTTATATTTACTTTGCGCTTCCAATGATTTTGCCTTTACATGAGTGGTTTCACCCTTATTTTACGCCTATTGCTGGTATACTTGCACTGTCCCTTAATGAAGGCGCATACCTTACAGAAATCATTAGAGCTGGTATTTTGTCTATAGGAAAAGGTCAAACAGAAGCAGCTTATAGTATTGGTATGACAAAATATAAAACAATGAGATATATTATATTACCTCAAGCTTTTAAGCGTATGATACCACCACTTGTCAATCAATTTATACAAACTATCAAAGACACATCACTGTTATCTGTAATTTCCATCTCAGAGCTTACAAGGCAGGGTCAAATGATTATTTCTACAACATTTGCATCATTGCAAATCTGGACTGCGGTAGCTGTAATATATCTAGCTATAATTTTCACATTGACTGGAATTTCTGGATATTTAGAAAGGAGATTCAAAATTGATAGACGCTAA
- the hypD gene encoding trans-4-hydroxy-L-proline dehydratase, with protein MQTSCSIVGFKQPKTLRGCTARIKKLYEQSLHAQEKISAERAMLLTEFYKKNDVDSIPLKRALAFEYILENKKVTLLDDELIVGERGEFPKATPTYPEINLHSLQDLKILNERSKVPYRVDDEVFLLYKDAIIPYWSGKTIREKIFSNMHQAWLDAFEAGVFTEFMEQRAPGHTVLGDKIYKMGMLDIIDQINETLNNSKNDPESLSKKEELHAMKIAANAIIKFANRYAKEALRIAQSEQNPTRKQELLEIARICNKVPAYKPETFYEAIQYYWFVHLGVITELNGWDSFSPGKLDMHLYPFYKKDIERGILTKQKAKELLECLWIKFNNHPAVAKVGVTAQESSTYTDFAQINLGGLGEKGNPSVNELSYLTLDVIEEMRLVQPNPSIHVSKKTPDEFIKRAIDVIKTGFGQPAIFNADSVVQELLRQGKSIEDARLGGTSGCVESGAFGKESYTLTGYFSLPKVLEITLNNGIDPLTGKQIGLKIKNFQDYSTFDEFFDAYKKQLQYFIDIKMKGSLMIEQIYAKYCPVPFLSVLIDDCIQNGKDFNAGGTRYNTCYIQGTGIGTVTDSLSSIKYLVFNTKKIEPNDLLLMLKSNFEGFEIQRQIMLNKAPKYGNDDDFADSIMQEVFDEFFKNIDGKPTYKGGTFRINMLPTTVHVYFGSKMLATPDGRLAYIPISEGISPTQGADRKGPTAVIKSASKMDHIKTGGTLLNMKFTPDLLKDQKGINALVSLIRSYFKLDGHHVQFNVVDANTLKEAQKKPQDYSDLIVRVAGYSDYFCHLNEQLQNEIIARTQHSFE; from the coding sequence ATGCAAACGAGTTGCTCAATTGTAGGGTTTAAACAACCAAAAACACTAAGGGGTTGCACCGCTCGTATTAAAAAACTATACGAACAAAGCTTGCACGCTCAAGAAAAAATTTCCGCCGAAAGAGCAATGCTTTTAACAGAGTTTTACAAAAAAAATGATGTTGACAGCATACCTTTAAAAAGGGCGCTAGCATTTGAGTATATTTTGGAAAATAAAAAAGTAACACTACTTGACGATGAATTGATAGTGGGAGAGCGTGGGGAGTTTCCTAAGGCGACGCCAACTTATCCAGAAATCAATCTACACTCATTACAAGATTTAAAAATTTTAAATGAAAGATCTAAGGTCCCCTATAGGGTTGATGATGAAGTATTTTTGCTTTATAAAGATGCTATAATACCCTATTGGAGTGGCAAAACTATAAGGGAAAAGATATTTTCAAATATGCATCAAGCGTGGCTTGATGCATTTGAAGCTGGTGTTTTTACCGAATTTATGGAACAGCGCGCACCTGGTCATACGGTTTTGGGCGATAAAATTTATAAAATGGGTATGCTTGACATCATTGACCAGATAAATGAAACACTCAACAATTCAAAAAATGATCCAGAAAGTTTGAGCAAAAAAGAAGAACTCCATGCAATGAAGATTGCTGCAAATGCAATTATAAAATTCGCAAATAGATACGCAAAAGAAGCTTTAAGAATAGCCCAATCAGAGCAAAACCCCACTAGAAAGCAAGAGCTTTTAGAGATTGCAAGGATTTGTAACAAAGTGCCAGCTTACAAGCCAGAAACTTTTTATGAAGCAATTCAGTATTACTGGTTTGTACATCTTGGCGTAATAACCGAGCTTAATGGTTGGGATTCATTTAGCCCTGGTAAGCTTGATATGCATCTATACCCATTTTACAAAAAGGATATTGAAAGAGGTATTTTAACAAAGCAAAAGGCAAAAGAGCTACTTGAGTGTTTATGGATAAAATTTAATAACCATCCAGCGGTTGCAAAAGTGGGTGTGACAGCGCAGGAGAGCTCAACGTATACGGATTTTGCCCAAATTAATTTAGGTGGTTTGGGTGAAAAAGGCAATCCAAGTGTTAATGAGCTATCTTATCTAACGCTGGATGTGATTGAAGAAATGAGGCTTGTGCAACCAAACCCTTCAATTCATGTTAGCAAAAAAACACCTGATGAGTTCATAAAAAGGGCTATAGATGTAATAAAAACTGGATTTGGACAACCGGCTATTTTTAATGCGGATTCTGTAGTGCAAGAATTATTAAGGCAAGGCAAATCTATAGAGGATGCACGACTTGGCGGCACAAGCGGCTGTGTGGAATCTGGGGCTTTTGGCAAAGAAAGCTACACATTAACTGGATATTTTAGCCTGCCAAAGGTGCTAGAAATCACATTAAATAATGGTATAGATCCTCTTACTGGCAAGCAAATCGGTTTGAAAATAAAAAATTTTCAAGACTATAGTACATTTGATGAATTTTTCGATGCCTACAAAAAGCAATTACAGTACTTTATTGATATCAAAATGAAAGGCAGTTTAATGATTGAGCAAATATATGCAAAATATTGCCCTGTCCCATTTTTATCTGTGCTTATTGATGATTGTATACAAAACGGCAAAGACTTCAACGCAGGTGGCACAAGGTACAATACGTGCTACATACAAGGCACAGGCATAGGAACAGTTACAGATAGTTTGTCGAGCATAAAGTACCTTGTGTTTAATACAAAGAAAATAGAGCCGAATGATTTGCTTTTAATGCTAAAATCAAACTTTGAAGGTTTTGAAATCCAAAGACAAATAATGCTTAATAAAGCACCCAAATATGGCAACGATGATGATTTTGCTGACAGCATAATGCAAGAAGTATTCGATGAATTTTTTAAAAATATTGATGGCAAGCCTACTTATAAAGGTGGAACCTTTAGGATAAATATGTTGCCAACAACTGTGCATGTGTATTTTGGGTCGAAGATGCTTGCAACGCCAGATGGTAGACTAGCCTATATTCCTATCTCAGAAGGTATATCGCCAACCCAAGGAGCAGATCGAAAAGGACCCACAGCTGTGATAAAATCTGCATCAAAAATGGATCATATAAAAACCGGAGGAACACTGCTTAATATGAAGTTTACACCTGATTTACTAAAAGATCAAAAAGGTATAAATGCTTTAGTGAGTCTAATTAGATCGTATTTTAAACTTGATGGGCATCATGTGCAGTTTAATGTAGTAGATGCAAATACCTTAAAAGAAGCCCAAAAAAAACCGCAGGATTACTCTGATTTGATTGTAAGGGTGGCCGGGTATAGCGATTATTTTTGTCACTTAAATGAACAGCTACAAAATGAAATAATAGCAAGGACACAGCATAGTTTTGAGTAA
- a CDS encoding DMT family transporter, whose product MSNTKKGYIYLALCIACWALIPIASKEILSVLDNIQMLFYSTIISTIVLFVFVILQKKLKLIFSYTKKDYFYIILIGFIGIYFNYLMLYKAFSIGDPVSAFILNYTWPVFLFIMSIFVFKEKLTIKKILAILISFFGIIIIVTKGNIFQISLGNIKGDFFALLAALSAAVYSVIGKKMNFEKTTSVFLYFLVVLIFITPTLFILSTFKIPNFKSLFWLFVNGTFINGISFIFWFKALEYLKTHIISNGIYLTPFLSLIYLNLFLGQKIYLSALVGLVFIALGIVIVSIGSRSLE is encoded by the coding sequence ATGTCAAATACCAAAAAAGGTTATATTTATCTAGCTTTATGTATAGCATGCTGGGCACTTATACCTATTGCTTCAAAAGAAATACTGTCTGTCTTAGATAATATTCAGATGTTATTTTACTCAACAATAATTTCTACAATAGTTCTGTTTGTTTTTGTGATTTTACAAAAAAAATTAAAGCTGATTTTTTCTTATACAAAAAAAGATTACTTTTACATTATTTTAATAGGCTTTATTGGTATTTACTTTAATTACCTGATGCTTTATAAAGCGTTTTCTATTGGAGATCCAGTAAGTGCGTTTATTTTAAACTATACCTGGCCCGTATTTTTATTTATTATGTCAATATTTGTGTTTAAAGAAAAACTCACAATAAAAAAAATTCTTGCTATTTTGATTAGCTTTTTTGGTATAATAATTATTGTAACTAAAGGGAATATTTTCCAAATAAGTCTAGGTAATATTAAAGGAGATTTTTTTGCACTCCTTGCAGCCTTAAGTGCTGCTGTGTACTCAGTTATTGGCAAAAAGATGAATTTTGAAAAAACCACAAGCGTTTTTTTATATTTTTTGGTTGTTTTAATATTTATCACACCAACCCTATTTATACTATCAACGTTTAAAATACCGAATTTTAAAAGTTTATTTTGGTTGTTTGTTAATGGAACATTTATAAATGGTATAAGCTTTATATTTTGGTTTAAAGCCCTAGAGTATTTAAAAACGCATATTATATCAAACGGTATTTATTTAACGCCTTTTTTGTCGCTTATATACCTAAATTTATTCTTAGGCCAAAAAATTTACCTATCTGCGTTGGTTGGTTTAGTGTTTATTGCTTTAGGTATAGTTATTGTATCAATCGGATCTAGATCGCTTGAATAA
- a CDS encoding amino acid ABC transporter ATP-binding protein: MIDAKNVKKSFGKNLVLKGVSLSVKPKEVVVIMGASGSGKSTFLRCLNGLEKVDSGEIYINNVEITHNKTNLNLVRREVGMVFQHFNLFAHLTVIDNITIGPIKVLGKSKEEAHRLALELLKKVGLEEKANHYADELSGGQQQRVAIARALAMNPIVMLFDEPTSALDPEMVGEVLNVMRNLAKEGMTMIVVTHEMGFAREVGDRVVFMDDGQIVEEGTPQEIFTNPKQERTKLFISKIL, from the coding sequence TTGATAGACGCTAAAAATGTTAAAAAAAGCTTTGGAAAAAATTTAGTACTAAAAGGTGTATCGCTATCGGTTAAGCCAAAAGAAGTTGTTGTAATAATGGGTGCTTCTGGTTCAGGGAAAAGCACTTTTTTAAGATGTTTAAATGGCTTGGAAAAAGTTGATAGTGGCGAGATTTACATAAATAATGTTGAGATTACACACAATAAAACTAACCTAAATTTAGTAAGAAGAGAAGTGGGAATGGTTTTTCAGCATTTTAACTTGTTTGCACACTTAACAGTAATAGATAATATTACTATTGGACCCATTAAAGTACTTGGCAAGTCTAAAGAAGAAGCTCACAGGCTTGCACTAGAGCTTTTAAAAAAAGTTGGTTTAGAAGAAAAGGCAAATCACTACGCAGATGAATTATCAGGTGGTCAACAGCAACGTGTGGCAATTGCTAGGGCTTTGGCTATGAACCCTATTGTAATGTTGTTTGATGAACCCACAAGTGCACTGGATCCAGAAATGGTGGGTGAAGTGTTAAATGTTATGAGAAACTTAGCCAAAGAAGGTATGACTATGATTGTTGTTACGCACGAAATGGGTTTTGCACGTGAAGTTGGTGATAGAGTAGTGTTTATGGATGATGGTCAGATTGTAGAAGAAGGAACACCTCAGGAAATTTTTACAAACCCAAAGCAAGAACGCACGAAGCTTTTTATTAGTAAAATACTATAA
- a CDS encoding GntR family transcriptional regulator, whose product MEINLKSLREQVYEYLKEQINKQNLKGGDYIDINALSNLLKISKTPLRDALLQLEMYGFVTIKPRKGILINKLSVDDVKYFYEIIGALECAIIQQLCLYIDSQLIEKLKVYNDVMQKALDESNFDLYYKNNLNFHNSYLNLSKNHYALKIIENLRQRLYDFPKKAHYLPEWEKRSTTEHDSFIELLEKDCFKAAVFMKDVHWSFSVQEKFIMEYYFRQ is encoded by the coding sequence ATGGAAATTAATTTAAAGTCTTTAAGGGAACAAGTATACGAGTACTTAAAGGAACAGATAAACAAACAAAATCTAAAAGGTGGCGACTATATTGATATCAATGCCTTATCAAATCTGCTAAAAATTAGCAAAACACCTTTAAGAGATGCTCTGTTGCAACTTGAGATGTATGGTTTCGTTACGATAAAGCCAAGAAAAGGTATATTGATTAATAAACTTAGTGTAGATGATGTTAAGTATTTTTATGAAATAATTGGAGCTTTGGAATGCGCTATTATACAACAGCTGTGTCTTTATATTGACAGTCAATTGATTGAAAAACTAAAAGTTTACAATGATGTGATGCAAAAAGCACTTGATGAATCAAATTTTGACTTGTACTATAAAAACAATTTAAATTTTCACAACTCATACTTAAATTTAAGTAAAAATCACTATGCCCTAAAAATAATTGAAAACTTAAGACAAAGGCTTTATGATTTTCCAAAAAAAGCACATTATTTGCCAGAGTGGGAAAAGCGATCAACAACAGAACATGATTCTTTCATAGAATTGTTGGAAAAAGATTGTTTTAAGGCAGCTGTATTTATGAAGGATGTTCATTGGTCTTTTAGTGTGCAGGAAAAATTTATTATGGAGTATTACTTTAGACAATGA
- a CDS encoding Bax inhibitor-1 family protein has product MSNTILRTQDQAISTSAFVSKVYLWMFLGLGLTFLISYGFSTSPQALSIIAKNPILFWVLIIGELGLVFTISAGINKLNAQVAAFLFILYSLLNGVTLSFIFLAYTQTVIASAFGTSALMFLVMSLFGLTTKKDLTGFGHFLFMGLIGVIIASVVNIFLKSPMMYFVISVIGVIVFAGLAAYDNQKLKQMSYTIDADNSSLVLKGTVIGALALYLDFINLFLMLLNLFGMGRRE; this is encoded by the coding sequence ATGTCAAATACAATATTAAGAACACAAGATCAAGCAATAAGCACGTCAGCTTTTGTAAGTAAGGTATATTTGTGGATGTTTTTGGGTTTAGGGTTAACTTTTTTAATCTCCTATGGTTTTTCTACCAGCCCTCAAGCCTTGAGTATAATTGCCAAAAATCCTATTTTGTTTTGGGTTTTAATAATAGGGGAATTAGGCCTAGTGTTCACAATTAGTGCGGGAATTAATAAGCTAAATGCTCAAGTTGCTGCTTTTTTATTTATACTGTATAGTTTACTCAATGGTGTAACACTATCCTTCATCTTTTTAGCATACACGCAAACAGTTATTGCTTCAGCATTTGGAACAAGTGCTTTGATGTTTTTAGTTATGAGTTTATTTGGCTTGACTACAAAAAAAGATTTAACGGGCTTTGGCCATTTTTTGTTTATGGGTTTAATAGGTGTTATTATAGCAAGTGTGGTAAATATATTTCTCAAAAGTCCAATGATGTATTTTGTAATAAGTGTAATTGGCGTTATAGTATTTGCTGGTCTTGCAGCCTACGATAATCAAAAATTGAAACAAATGAGTTACACAATTGATGCAGACAATAGCTCTTTAGTTTTAAAAGGCACTGTAATTGGTGCTTTGGCTTTATATCTTGACTTTATTAACCTTTTCTTAATGCTTTTAAACCTGTTTGGGATGGGGAGAAGAGAATGA